A single genomic interval of Mycolicibacterium sp. MU0053 harbors:
- a CDS encoding acyl-CoA dehydrogenase family protein, with translation MSSEIKALREAVAALMQKRSGEEQVREVMATDTGFDEAMWAELAEMGLLGLAVPEQFDGAGAGQVEMGAVCEEMGRALLCGPFFSTAVLTPALLAATGDLDEQAEVLSAVAQGTSVTALAFAEGTSATLPEQPATVATESAGHWHLSGEKNYVLDAGAADVLYVLATAPEGPSVFAVNRGAAGFEPVPLTGVDLTRKLYCVRFSDTPARRVGQPGSGTASFAAALEAGGVAMLGEQAGGTYRAMQLAVDYARTRFQFGRAIGSFQAVKHMCADMLLEAESAVSAARHVAAAYDAGAADRAADLALAQAYCGDAYVTVAATSIQVHGGIGFTWEHPAHLYLRRARTDAQLLGDPAWHRERYLQLKGA, from the coding sequence ATGAGCAGCGAGATCAAGGCCCTGCGGGAAGCCGTGGCCGCACTGATGCAGAAGCGCTCCGGCGAGGAGCAGGTGCGCGAGGTGATGGCCACCGACACCGGATTCGACGAGGCCATGTGGGCCGAGCTCGCCGAGATGGGCCTGCTCGGTTTGGCGGTGCCCGAGCAGTTCGACGGCGCCGGGGCCGGTCAGGTGGAGATGGGCGCGGTGTGCGAGGAGATGGGTCGCGCGCTGCTGTGCGGACCGTTCTTCTCCACGGCGGTCCTGACGCCGGCCCTGCTGGCGGCCACCGGGGATCTCGACGAGCAGGCCGAGGTGCTTTCCGCGGTCGCGCAAGGCACTTCGGTGACGGCGCTGGCATTCGCCGAGGGCACCTCGGCCACGCTGCCGGAGCAGCCGGCCACCGTGGCCACCGAGTCCGCCGGACACTGGCACCTGAGCGGTGAGAAGAACTACGTGCTCGACGCCGGCGCCGCCGACGTCCTCTACGTGCTGGCCACCGCACCCGAGGGCCCGTCGGTGTTCGCGGTGAACCGCGGCGCCGCCGGATTCGAACCCGTCCCGTTGACCGGCGTCGACCTGACCCGCAAGCTGTACTGCGTCCGGTTCTCCGACACCCCGGCCCGGCGGGTCGGGCAACCCGGTTCCGGCACCGCGTCTTTCGCCGCGGCGCTGGAGGCCGGTGGCGTGGCGATGCTCGGCGAGCAGGCCGGCGGCACGTACCGCGCCATGCAGCTGGCCGTGGACTACGCCCGCACGCGATTCCAGTTCGGCCGGGCGATCGGCAGTTTCCAGGCCGTCAAGCACATGTGCGCCGACATGCTCCTCGAGGCCGAGTCGGCGGTCTCGGCGGCCCGCCACGTCGCGGCCGCCTACGACGCCGGTGCTGCCGACCGCGCCGCTGATCTCGCACTGGCGCAAGCCTATTGCGGGGACGCCTACGTGACGGTGGCCGCCACCAGCATCCAGGTCCACGGCGGTATCGGCTTCACCTGGGAGCATCCCGCACACCTGTACCTGCGGCGGGCCCGCACCGATGCCCAGTTGCTCGGTGACCCGGCCTGGCACCGCGAACGTTATCTGCAGCTGAAGGGGGCGTGA
- a CDS encoding alpha/beta hydrolase has translation MSIKHVHPELRKLARVVPKAPIRAATLPLFRVASRMQSKVPARGVTVLTTSAGVEVRLHRPSTVVQGAPAMLWIHGGGYVIGTAAQDDVLCRKFAQRLGITVAAPEYGLAPEHRYPDALEQCYSTLLWLASLPAVDPTRIVIAGGSAGGGLAAQLAFLARDRGEIAPVAQLLVYPMLDDRSTAGTNPGFRLWDHRSNAFGWDAYLGDADRDQAVPARRTDLAGLPPTWIGVGTLDLFHDEDVAYAQRLTEAGVPADIEVVDGAFHGFDQIAAKTLVARDFFDRQCEFLSERFTPTTTEASS, from the coding sequence ATGAGCATCAAGCACGTCCATCCTGAGCTGCGCAAACTCGCGCGGGTGGTCCCCAAGGCCCCGATTCGGGCCGCCACCCTGCCGCTGTTTCGGGTGGCTTCGCGGATGCAGAGCAAGGTTCCGGCCCGCGGTGTCACCGTGCTGACCACCAGCGCCGGCGTCGAAGTGCGCCTGCATCGGCCCAGCACAGTGGTCCAGGGCGCCCCGGCCATGCTGTGGATCCACGGCGGTGGCTATGTGATCGGCACCGCAGCCCAAGACGATGTGTTGTGCCGCAAGTTCGCCCAGCGCCTCGGGATCACCGTGGCCGCCCCCGAGTACGGCCTGGCTCCCGAACATCGCTACCCCGACGCGCTGGAACAGTGCTACTCGACGCTGCTCTGGCTGGCGTCGCTGCCCGCGGTCGATCCGACCCGGATCGTGATCGCCGGCGGCAGCGCCGGGGGCGGGCTCGCCGCGCAACTGGCGTTTCTGGCCCGCGATCGCGGCGAGATCGCGCCGGTGGCACAGCTTTTGGTGTACCCGATGCTCGACGACCGGTCCACCGCGGGCACCAATCCCGGCTTCCGGCTGTGGGACCACCGCAGCAACGCGTTCGGCTGGGACGCCTATCTCGGCGACGCCGACCGCGACCAGGCGGTACCGGCACGTCGCACCGACCTCGCGGGCCTCCCGCCGACCTGGATCGGCGTCGGCACCCTCGATCTGTTCCACGACGAGGACGTCGCTTACGCGCAGCGGCTCACCGAGGCCGGCGTGCCCGCCGACATCGAGGTGGTGGACGGCGCGTTCCATGGCTTCGACCAGATTGCCGCCAAGACGCTGGTGGCCCGGGACTTCTTCGACCGACAGTGTGAATTCCTGAGCGAACGGTTCACCCCGACGACAACCGAGGCAAGTTCATGA
- a CDS encoding acyl-CoA dehydrogenase family protein — translation MDDIRAQVREFLTANWTPGMDRGQWANLVFDNGWAVPSWEPEWYGRGLSDTESRLVAAEFKAAGAPGTGHDRSNLFACTLHDVGTDEQKRRLIPPSLRGESKWCLLYSEPGAGSDLAGLRTRADRDGDRYVVNGQKVWTSFAAKADYGLLVARTDWDVPKHKGISFFMFPMRQPGVEVRPIHQITGESEFNEVFITDAEVPAENLIGEEGGGWAVLQTALGYERRLMGDLARTSRGSGQTDGGRETLISLAADHGKLSDSHTRQQIARIDGLAAANRWNNQRAKATGGLQAAALLALSKIAMSRILHETARVQTEIVGAESMLAGPDHPVGDGVTFRTLNAYFTSIGGGTDQIQRNIVGERVLGLPKEPEPYRETAFRDLPH, via the coding sequence ATGGACGACATCCGCGCACAGGTCCGAGAGTTCCTGACCGCCAACTGGACACCCGGCATGGACCGGGGACAGTGGGCGAACCTGGTGTTCGACAACGGCTGGGCGGTGCCCAGCTGGGAGCCCGAGTGGTACGGCCGCGGCCTCAGCGACACCGAATCACGGCTGGTGGCAGCCGAATTCAAGGCCGCTGGGGCCCCCGGCACCGGCCACGACCGGTCCAACCTGTTCGCGTGCACGCTGCACGACGTGGGCACCGACGAGCAGAAGCGGCGCTTGATCCCGCCGTCGCTGCGCGGCGAGTCGAAGTGGTGCCTGCTCTACAGCGAGCCGGGTGCCGGATCGGATCTGGCGGGCCTGCGCACCCGTGCGGACCGGGACGGGGACCGCTACGTGGTCAACGGGCAGAAGGTGTGGACGTCGTTTGCCGCCAAGGCCGACTACGGCCTGCTGGTGGCCCGCACCGACTGGGATGTGCCCAAGCACAAGGGCATCAGCTTCTTCATGTTCCCCATGCGCCAGCCCGGCGTCGAGGTCCGGCCCATCCACCAGATCACCGGTGAGTCGGAGTTCAACGAGGTGTTCATCACCGACGCCGAGGTTCCGGCCGAGAACCTGATCGGCGAGGAGGGCGGCGGTTGGGCGGTGCTGCAGACGGCGCTCGGCTACGAGCGGCGCCTGATGGGCGACCTGGCCCGGACCTCGCGCGGGTCGGGTCAAACCGACGGCGGCCGCGAAACCCTGATCAGCCTCGCCGCCGACCACGGCAAGCTCTCCGACAGCCATACCCGCCAGCAGATCGCCCGGATCGACGGGCTGGCGGCGGCGAACCGCTGGAACAACCAGCGCGCCAAGGCCACCGGCGGTCTGCAGGCCGCGGCGCTGCTCGCCCTGAGCAAGATCGCGATGTCGCGAATCCTGCACGAGACCGCACGGGTGCAGACCGAGATCGTCGGCGCCGAATCAATGCTGGCCGGCCCCGATCATCCGGTCGGTGACGGCGTGACGTTCCGCACGCTCAACGCCTACTTCACCTCGATCGGCGGCGGCACCGACCAGATTCAGCGCAACATCGTCGGGGAAAGGGTGCTGGGCCTGCCCAAGGAGCCGGAGCCCTATCGCGAGACCGCGTTTCGCGATCTACCGCACTGA